The following are from one region of the Oncorhynchus tshawytscha isolate Ot180627B linkage group LG24, Otsh_v2.0, whole genome shotgun sequence genome:
- the LOC112236097 gene encoding guanine nucleotide-binding protein G(I)/G(S)/G(O) subunit gamma-4: MKDSVVNNSTASISHARKAVEQLKMEACMDRIKVSKAAADLMAYCDAHIREDPLIVPVPASENPFREKKLFCTIL; encoded by the exons ATGAAGGACAGTGTGGTCAACAACAGCACAGCCAGCATCTCCCACGCCAGGAAAGCTGTGGAACAACTCAAGATGGAGGCTTGTATGGACAGGATAAAG gtgTCCAAAGCAGCAGCGGACCTGATGGCGTATTGCGACGCCCACATACGTGAGGACCCCCTCATCGTGCCCGTGCCCGCCTCGGAGAACCCCTTCCGGGAGAAGAAGTTATTCTGCACCATCCTCTGA